The window GTGAACCGGATATTCGGGCGATGAATCTGATCCGCTATGACGCGATGGTGGCTGGAAATCATGATTTTGATTATGGAATAGACCATCTTCGCACATTGGTCAAGTTGGCCGATTTCCCAATTTTATGCACGAATCTCCAGTCTGAGCGATCCCTCCTGCCTTGCCGGCGCTCGTTTGTCACGCGTTTGGGGAATGTGGTCGTCGGGGTTTTAGGTCTTGTCGGGAAAAGTAATTTTCCTGGCACTTTTAACCGGGATGTGGCAAAGGAATTATCGTTGGTGGATCCGATTGACTCTCTTCAATCGGAGGCCATGCGGTTACGAACGGAAGGCGATGTTGATCTGATCATCGCCCTCACGCATCAAGATAGTGAGGAAGACTTGAAAGTTCTGGAGACCGTCCAGGGGGTGGATGTGCTCATCGGTGGGCATACCGAAGGGTTTGACGGATTATACGCTCCCGGATTGATGGAGCCCGTCGAAACCGTGACCCGTCCCCGATCGGTGTATGTGAAGACGCACCGTCAAGGACGGACAATCGGGCGATTAGATCTGACGATTGCAGATGGATCGGTGGTCCAGGCGCGTTCCTCTAATATTCCAGTGACAGAGGCGGTTCCAGTAGAGCCGAAAGTCCAAGAACTTCTGAATGAATATCGACAGCGGTTTGCCCGTCATGCCACCAAGGTGTTGGGGGAGGCGTCGGTGCGGCTCCAGGGGGATCGGCCGGTTATCAGGACCCAAGAAGCCAATTTAGGTAATTTGTTGGCCGATCGTATGCGAAGCACGTTGGGTACGGATATCGCCTTGGTGAATGCCGGACAGATTCGCCGAAGTCTTGAACCCGGTCCGGTGACACTTGGCGATGTGCTGTCGGTACTACCCTTTGATTCCGCTCTTGTGACCCTGCATGTAACGGGAGCGATGCTTCGTGAGGTGTTAGAGCATAGTGTGGGCCAATGGCCGAATCATTCTGGCCGGTTCCTCCAGCTATCCGGTCTCCAGGTCACGTATCAAGGAAAAGCTTCGGTCGGATCTCGAGTGAGAAGCATCATGGTTGGAGGTGTGCCGGTAGATAATTCCAAAGTCTATACCGTGGCGACGGACGCATTTGTGGCTGACGGCGGGGATGGCTATGACATGTTGACTCACGTCACACACCGAACGGATCATCAAATCCCCCTGAGGGATTTGTTGCTGAATGCCATAGCTGAAGGGCCGCTGTATGCGGAGACTGATCATCGTATAGTGTTCATGATGGTGGACGAAGAAAAATGACCTCAATGGCGTTTCTTGCCTTTGCCGAGCGCCTTTATGTCTGCCTGATGAAGCGTTTCGCTGTGTAAGGGCGCAGGAAGGTCGCTTATTGCCCGTTCTCAATTTCCGCGGTTACTCTCCTTTGGTTCACATGAGTTGGGCATTGCTGTTTTCTTTTTCTTCTTTTCTGGCACTTCCGAAGCCATATTTGCATTACCAGTCAAAATATTCATGATTCAGCAGTCAACTGTGTACTTCCCGTCTTAGAGGCTTTTCATAGATTCATGGCTCTTCCTCAAGATGCTCGCGATTCACGAAGATGGTGGGTTGACTTGCTGGCTGTCTGGCAGGATACCAAGCAGATTGTTCTGACGGCTCAGATTGCCGCAATTTATGCGGCGATTCTTATTCCCTTTAAAGCCGGCATTCCGATTGTTCCTGGTTTTGTGGAATTACGTCCGGCGAATGCTATTCCCATTGTCGCATCGCTGTTGTTCGGTCCCGCTGCGGCCTGGGGTGCCGGTATTGGCAATGTCATCGGAGATTGTTTCGGCACCTTGGGGCCAGCAAGTGTCTTTGGGTTATTGGGTAACTTTATTTTTGGGTATCTTCCGTACGTATTGTGGGGGCATTTGGGGTGGTTTTCTTCTGGGCAGCCGCCCTTGGGAAAATCTTGGCCCCAGATGATGGAATATAGCGTGGTGTGTGTGATTGCTTCAGGTGCTTGCGCCGGAATGATTGCATGGGGAGTGGAGTGGTTGGGGTTGTTGCCTTTCGCTATTCTCGCTCCGGCGATCTTTGTTAATAATGTGGTCATGGGCTTGTTTCTCGGTCCTCCGTTATTGGGTTTTCTCTATCCAAGGGTGCAACGGTGGCGATTACGGTATGCGGATATTCGAGAATCAAGTTCTTCCCATAGTCACCTTTCCAAAACCCTGCGGGCACATGAATCGATGGGGAGCGAGAAGGGCAATGACCATTTCGACGACGCGATTGTGGTTTGTCGTGGACTTTCTTTTCAATATGCCTCCGGTTCAGCGCCGGCTCTCCGGAATGTTTCCTTTTCTCTGGCTTCCGGGGAACTCGTCGTCCTGTTAGGCAGGAGTGGAAGTGGAAAATCTACAATATGCTATGCCTGTAATGGGCTCATTCCTCACATGATTCCAGGGATTTTCTCCGGAACATTGCGGGTGGTGGGCCGTAGAACCGTGGATGATCCCGTGTGGAAACAGGCCGGACGGGTCGGCCTGGTATTTCAAGATTTTGATACGCAACTTGTGGCGACGACTGTTGAGGGGGAACTGCTTCACCCATTGGAATATTGTGACCCCCTGCTTTCTTCGGACGAGGTCCGACGGCGGATCAATCATGCCCTTAATCAAATGGGGTTGGGCGATTGTGCCCACCGCGATCCCATGAGGATGTCCGGTGGCCAGAGGCAGCGTTTGGTGATGGCCTCTGTGCTCGTGCAGGAACCGGCGCTGTTGGTCTTAGATGAACCCGGCTCAGATTATGATCCGGCAGGGCGAGTGCAATTGCGGGAGGTTTTACGTAATCTTCGACAAGACGGGATTACTGTGCTTATGACGGAGCATGATGATGGCTCTCTTTTGCAAGCGGATCGGGTACTGGTTTTAGATCAGGAGCAAATCGTCTGGGAGGGAAGACCTGAAGCCTTATTGCGACAGCCTCGGTTGATGAGGAATTATGGTCTTCGACCCTTCGCCCTGACTGAATGTTTTGAAGAATGGGGCGTGGAACCCTTGCCTATTTCTGTCGAAGAAGCCTGGACCCAGGCTGAGGCATTGAATCTTCGTCTTTCTCCTCCGGCGGCAGTCCTGGATGACACGATTCGGTTGGGGGACCGGCCGGAGAGAGAATCAACCGTGGTTTTGCCTTTGATTCAGATTGACGATGTTGCTTTCCGGTATGAAGAGCAGATGGTCCTGAATGAGGTGTCATTTACCATCCGTCCAGGAGAATTTCTGGCTTTGCTGGGTCAGAATGGGTCAGGAAAAAGTACGCTTGCACGATTGCTCAATGGCCTGTTGATGCCGACGCACGGCACCATCGTTGTGGACGGCATGGATACCCGCACCACATCGATGAATGAATTGGCGAGGCGCGTCGGATTAGTTTTTCAGAATCCTGATCATCAAATTTTCGCGGATACCGTCTGGGAGGAAGTTGCCTTCAGCGCGAAGAATATGGGTTGCTCAAACGATGAGATTGTCCATCGGGTGCAAGAATCGCTGGCGGCTGTGGGGTTGCCCTTTGAGGGCAGCCGGAACTTAGATCCGTTTTCCCTAAGAAAAGGAGAGCGACAGCGGATTGCGGTCGCGTCCGTGTTGGCTACCAGACCGGCTGTATTGATTGTTGATGAGCCGACGACAGGCCTTGATCCTGATGAAACGGACCGGATGATGGCGATGATTCGTCGATTGAACCAACAGGGGCATACGATTGTGATGATCACCCATTCGATGGAGCTTGTTGCCGCCTATGCCGGGCGCTGTTTGTTAATCCACAGTGGGAGAATTCTTGCTGATGGGACCCCGCGGGAAGTTTTTGCTGAACCGGGCTTGATCCAAAAAGCATCATTAGAGATTCCGGCCATTTCTCGCTTTAGTCAACGATGGGGACAGACCTTGTTAACGGTTGACGAAGTGAAGGCCTCCTGCCGACCCGGTTTTCCATAAAACTTGTGGCCGATACTTTTCAGATAATAGAGCGCGGATGTGGTGTGCGTGAGATTCGAAGGGCCAGGTAACGACCGATGATTGTTTCCCTGTATCTCTCCCGGAGTTCGTGGATGCACCGGTTAGGTGGACGTACCAAAGTTCTGACGGTGCTTGGAGTGTTTGGGCTGGCTCTCTGTTTTTCGGATCCGCTCTACTTGCTGGTACTATTTGGATTTGTCATGAGTGGGCTAGCCTTGTCTGGTGCGTGGGCTAATGTGAAGAAAATGTGGATGCTAACGGTTCTCCTCTTTGTCTATAGCGTGGCGCTCTGGCCTTTCTTTGTCGAAGGTATGACGCCTGTGCCCCTCCTGCATGAGCTCGGGGTGACCTGGGAAGGCGTCATGGTTGGCTTAGGTATGGGCCTTCGATTGTTGATTATGCTCTGGGCTGGAATTTGGCTACTTTCGACGATGTCGGTTGAAGAACTCGCACAGGCCTCTCAGCAATTAGGACTTCCTTCACGGGCAGGGTTTGTTTTTTCACTTGCGTTTCGGTGGGTGGGAATGTTGTTGGGAGCAGGGGCGGGAGTGGTTCAAGCCCAGCGCTCACGCGGATTAGATGTATCGACGGGGGGAATTCTGCAACGCATTCGTAAATATGTGCCTCTGGTGATTCCATTGATTGGGCATGTCCTTCGTCAAACAAATCTTCTGGCCATGTCTTTAGAATCCAAAGGGTTCCATCCCTTAGCGAAACGGCATTTTTACTCTGCCGGGAAATTGGGTTTCCGAGACTATGCGGTCATAAGTGTGATGCTGATTTTGGTGGTGGTAGGCATTTGTTTGCGATGGCAAGGCGTTGGAACGCTTGATGTGCGATTTTGAGAATTCGAGGTTCGCATCATTTCGTTCAGGCTCCCCACCTGCTCTTTCCATAGACAAGGACAAAAATACATGTCCTCTCATTAATTGTTGAGATGCGGCAAATGTTGGCTGGGTAAGGTTGATCCTGTAAAGATTGGCTCCTCCTAAGGCACAAGGGACAATGCTTTTCTCGCGGAGAGATCAGGAGCTAGACCAGAGGGGGAATTTCTGGGAATCGGGTGTGAGGTGGTAGGAACGGGAACGCCCTAACTTGCCATGGGGGTGTGTCGGCAGGACGTTTCTTCTACGGCGAGTGCGACAAATTTTGATATCTTTTTAATGCAACGGCCACAGCACTGACGTTTGTCATTGAGTTCGAGTGCGTCCGCAAGCTTTAGGGGACAAGTGACACCTGCTTGTCCAAGTTCACGGACATCGGATTCCTTGATACCTTTGCAGATACAAATGAACATAAAAAATCCGTTACTGAATGAAGTTCCTTTCGAAAATGATAACCGTTATCAATATAAAAATATTTTACTCAGCAGCTGGGAGCATGTCAAGATCTTGGTTTCCGGCATAAGATATTGAAAGTAATAATGTTATAGCTAATTATGTGATATTGCTTTTTGTTTATCTCTATCGTGTCAATCGTTTTCGCTGACAAAATAGGGCAATAATTTATATCGGTTATAGGAAATTTCACATGGAATGGGCCAGGTGCCTGATAGAAAAATCAGAAGGAATAGAAATTCGAATTTATATCCAGCCACGAGCGTCAAAAACGGAGATTGTTGGCCTCCATGGGGAAGCCTTGAAGATTCGCGTAGCGTCTCCGCCGGTAGATGGTCAGGCCAATGCAGAATTGTGTCGATTTTTGGCACGATATGTTGGTGTTCCCCGCCAACATGTGCAGCTGAAATCGGGAGTTAGTTCAAGACAAAAGCGAGTCTTTATAGAAGGGAAAACCTTATCCGACCTAACAGCAGTCCTGATGGAAAGCCTTTCCTCGAAAAATTCTGAACATTTATAAGGTACGGGACACCAAAAGGCAGGTTGATAGAAGTGGGTGTTGGAATATAAAAAGAGAAACGGCAAGATAGTTGGGTGAGTTTACAACCCTTGAAGCCACTTTTATAATGCCCAGCCGTAGTTGTGGTTTCAATGAGGCAGGGGATTGTGCCGCGTAAGATCTCTTCTTGTACCCATTGAACTTCCTCGGTTATTAATCAATTACATGTCTTCCTTTACCCCAAAAGATGAACTTCATGAGTTATTAGTCGACCGGCTTGATGCGACCACGGCGCATGGTCTCGATGAACAACTCGCGGACCCCCGTCTCCGGGTGCCTGTTCTAGAGTTACTCATTGAATTAAAAGAGATTTCATCAAAAATACAGGGTGAAGCCATATGGGCCCTGGGTGAGGTGTATCGAAAACGATGCTTGGGCAGTGCCATCCCGTGGTTAGATTTAGGGATAACATTCGCTCAGGCCTCTGGCGCACTGGGTCTTCGATATTTCAAAGAAAGCCCTATGATTCTGGGTTTTCTGGAAAAGGAGTCGAACCGGGACGAATGGTTGGCCCATGTCTTGGAGTTGGCCGATGGGTCAAATGAGGCCGCTCCACAATGTGCGTATGAATGGTTCAAGGTTCTTCCCCAATTGTGCGGGGAGATTGCCCTTTCTGAGATTCGTGAATGGGCCCGACTAGGGATGGAGCTGGCCGAATGGAATTATGTGTTAGGAAATGAATTTTTCCGGGAGTGTCCCTCCATTGCTAAAGCTATTCCGTTGGGATCGGCAAAGTCCTGGATTGGGTTTGGCATGAAACTCATGGTTCAAAACAGTCTTGGAAAGCCTGATTACATTGGAACCTTGGAGTTTTTTCGAGCCAGTCCAAGTTTATTTCTTGAGATCCATGATGAAAATGTCAAGCAGGGAGTCATTGATCTAGGTACGAACCTCGCAGATCATTCTCCCGAACAGGCGGTAGTTTTTTTGTCGAAGGCTCCGGAAGTTTTGGCTAGGGTCTCGACGGTCGAGTGGAAAATTCGAATCTTGAAATTCGGCCTTCTTGTGGCGGATCGGGATCCCGAGGCTACTCTCGCGTATTTTACTCAGGTTTCCGAGGTGGTCGTTTTGGCCGGCAAGGAAGATGACTCCGGAGTGTTTGACGCGTGGTTTGGCCAGGGGATGGAGGCCCTTGAGTATAGTGTTGAGGCTGGACGAGCCTTTTTTGGTCTGGAAACGCGGCAGGCCTGTTCAGCTGTAGAGCAGGCAATGAGTGGAGTGTCGCTTCGTCAGGTCGCCAGATCGTTGAAAATGTTTGCCAGGGCATTGTGTGGAGAGGATGTGGCCATAGAAGGGCTCCCGGAGGGAGGAGGTTCGATCGGTGCCAGTTCCATGTCAACGAGTCCTGGCTCCGGGAAAGCTCAGGTGAGTGCGGACGGCAAAACGGTATATCTTCCTCTGGTCATGAGGCGATCAGAGACCCGTGAAGGAAACCGACGATGGTATACGGTCATGGTCGCCCATGAAGTTGGGCACGTGGAATTTGGAACATATGCCCTCTCAACCGAAGTGTTGCAACGTGTGTCTACCCGGGTGCAGACCCGATACCACGAAGAAGTTCTTCGCCCCAATAGAGCCATTCAGACATTAGGAAATCTCTTTCAGTGCTACCCACAACCCGAGATTATCCGGGATTTGTGGGAAATTGTGGAAGATGCTCGAATTGACTTTTTGCTCCGTCATGAATACCCGGGATTACAAGAGGATTTGACGTCTTTGACAAAGGAGGCTATGGAGTTTCGCACCCTTTCTCATGGGATGACGGCTCGTGAGATGGTGCTGGACGCATTGTTGTTGCTGTTTGCAGGGTTCACCCAGGAGGAATTCACGCGTCCGGGACTTCAAGAGGTGATTGATGAAATCTGGCAGATCGCCCGAACGATCTTACATCCCGCCGCGACCGTCGATGAATCTGTTGAACTTGCCGACCGGCTTTACCAGGAATTGGAGCGCCGGATTGGAACTCTGGGAAAACACAATCAAGAACTTGAACCCTTTTCCAATACTTCCGGGGTTTCTGACACAGGCGGCCAACCTGAGGCGGCTGAACACTTAGAAGAGGCGTATCAGCCTTTGAGTAATTGGGGATATCGGGGCATTCTCAATCCAGACCATGTCAAAGGAGGGGAGGAGGGGGAACAGGCGTCAAAAGGGCAGGCAGGTGGGCAACAGGATCACATAATGGGGGAAAAGGGAGGGGGAGACACACCCAGCCAGTTTGAGCGTCGCTCTCCTCAGAAACCCGATCCTTCGCAAGATCCTAAGAAACCAGCCTTTGGTGAATCACCTATGCAGCAGTGGTTTCAACCTACGTTTCGTCCGAGCATGGGACAACAGGGGGCTCGTCTCCGTGAGGGAGAGTATCTGTATGAAGAGTGGGATGGGACGGTCAGGGACTATCGACCCCAATGGTGTCGTGTGATTGAACAGGCAGGCCGTGAAGGGTCGCCAGACTTTGTCGATGAAACGTTTCAAACGTATGGCCCGATGGTGCGACTCATCCGCCGTTACTTTGAAGCGATTCGTCCGGAAGCCTTTCGTCGAATGGGGCGCCAATCGCATGGGGAGGACATTGATTTGGATGCCTTGGTGAATTGGATGGTTGATCGACGGCAAGGAAACGATTCTTCTGATCAAGTGTATGCCACCAGACAAAAACGTGATCGACAGGTTGCGGTGGCATTTCTGGTGGATATGAGCGGGTCGACCGGACGGCAGATCGGAACTCGAGCGCGTCCCGTCATCGACATTGAAAAGGAAGGCTTGCTCCTGCTTTCAGAAGCGTTGTCCGCGATCGGCGACCAATATGCGATATATGGCTTTTCGGGGCAATCCCGTCATTCGGTGGACATTCACGTGTTAAAAGATTTTGACCAGCGACCCGGTGGGCGTGTCGGTTTGAAAATCAGCGGAGTGACTTCCAAACAGCAAAACCGTGATGGCGCGGCGATACGACATGCGACGCAGCGATTGAAGCAGCAAGCGGCAAAAGTCCGGCTTCTCATCCTGATCAGTGATGGGAAACCATTAGATGATGACTATGCGGATGAATATTCCTTGGAAGACACGAAAATGGCTCTCCGTGAAGCCCGTCTTCAGGGTGTCCATCCGTTCTGCATTACCATTGATCAAGCTCCAACCGATTATGTGAAACGCATGTATGGGGAGATTGGGTATGTGGTCGTCGATGAAGTCGAATCACTTCCGATGAAATTGCCGAAAATTTATCAACGGCTTACGGCCAGATGAGCGGATATGGGAGATGTATGACCAGTTTACCTTCACACTCTGATGTGCCAGCTTGGCTCTATAAGTTGTTTACCGGGCATCAATACCCTTACGTAAGACGGCAGGCGAAGTTTGACCGGAAAGATCGGCAGGAGGATGGAGAACGGTTCGAGCCAACTCAAGATGATATCCGTGAAAAATTTTGGGAAATCTTTCCTCGTTGTTCGGCCAAAATGTTACAGGAGGTCAAGGTCGGGATGATCGTTGCGTTTAAGGAGTTAGGAGGGTATGAGGCAGGAACCTACCAGGAGTTTATCGACCATCCGGAAGAGTTTTTGAGTCGGGAATACGGAAAGAAAAAAATCAAGGTCAATTTTTATGATGGGGATAATTTTGTGTGCACGATCAATTTTAAAGTCGCAGGGTGGACGAGCCATGAAGATGATTAAACCCGCATGGCTGGAAACCCTTTCAAAGGGATGGGTGGTTTCATGAGCCGTATCAAAGTGACTGTGGTGGGGGCTGGAAATGTTGGAGGGTCCATCGCGCAACGGTTGGCAGAAAAAAATTGGTACGACATTGTGCTGGTCGATATCGTCGAGGGTTTGCCCCAGGGCAAAGCATTGGACCTGGTCGAAGCCGGCCCAATTTGTGCCTACGATTCCGCCGTCACAGGTACGAATCATTATGAGCCGACCAAAGATTCCGACATTGTGGTGATCACGTCAGGCGTGCCTCGCCGCCCAGGAATGAGCCGCGATGAATTATTGGAAACCAATACCAACATCGTGTCCTCCGTAGTCCGTGAGACGGCCAATCGTTCCCCTGATGCCATTCTCATTATTGTCTCCAACCCTCTTGATGTGATGACCCACGTGGCGCATCGGGTGAGTGGATTTCCAAGGAACCGAGTCATCGGGATGGCGGGGGTGTTGGATTCCGCCCGATTCCGGTCCTTTATTGCGGAAGCCTTGCAGGTCTCGGTCGAAAATATTCATGCGATGGTTCTGGGGGGACATGGCGATTCGATGGTGCCCTTGAATCGATATACCACGGTGGCGGGAAGGCCGGTGACCGAATGGCTGTCGGCAGAGGCCTTAGAGGCCCTGATCACGCGGACTCGCGAGGGAGGAATCGAAATTGTCAATCTACTCAAGACAGGGAGTGCCTATTATGCTCCGGCTGCCTCAGTCGTAGAAATGGTTGAAGCGATCTCTAAAGATCAAAAGAAAATCCTTCCCTGTGCGGCGTTATGCGCCGGGGAATATGGTTTTCACGACCTCTTTCTGGGTGTGCCGGTGAAACTAGGAGCAGGGGGAGCGGAAGAGATTATTGAGTATGCGCTCACCCCTGAGGAACACGCGGCTCTGGAGGTTTCAGCCGAATCCGTTAAGGAATTGTGCACCCATGTCGATCAGATGATGAAAAAGAGTCTCCAGCGTGATGGATGATATGACGAACTTGCCCATCTTTTTTCTTCACTAAATAGCCGTGCCTTTGAGTCATCCTGTTACCTTGACGACTTTAGCGACCCATTCGTATAGTGGGTGGTGCTCGTATGCTGACCCCGCCTTGACGCCTTATTTCCCTTAGGAATATGGAAGGAAATTTGGTTTTTCGAGGAAGGGATTTGTAAAAAACCATCTGTGGAAATGTTGAACATCTTGGAAAAACGCATGTGGGTCCAAAACATTGATCAAGGGGGCTTCGGTGGATAACGCATTCGCACCTCGAGTGTTGCGGGAGGTAAAGGGTGAGCCAGGGGACATAGAGGCGTACCGCCGGCAAGGGGGGTATGAAGCCTGGGTTCAGTGTGTCACGAAAAATGACCCGCAGGCCATAATCGCACAATTGAAAGAGGCTCATTTGCGAGGACGGGGAGGTGCTGGATTTCCTACCGGACTGAAATGGGACAAGGTGGTCAATCATCGCGTCAAAGAGCGATACTTTGTCTGTAATGCCGGGGAGCACGAGCCCGGGACGTTCAAAGATCGGTATTTGCTTCGACATCATCCTCACCAACTTCTCGAAGGATGCCTGATTGCCGCGTATACCGTTGGAGCAAAAGCGGCGTATATCTATTTAAATCATGAATTTTCCGAAGAGCGAGCCATCTTTGAGCGAGCTAAGGAGCAGGCCGCAGAGCAGGGCTTATTGGGAAAGAATTTTCTTGGTACCGGTCTCACCCTGGATATTGAAATTTTTGATGGATATGGCAGTTACGTGGCGGGTGAAGAAACTGCGATGTTGGAATCGATGCAGGGTCGTCCAGCCCAGCCTAAGCAAAAGCCACCCTTTTATCCCACGGAGTTTGGACTGCATGGCAAGCCGACCTTAGTCAATAATGTTGAAACGCTGTCGAATATTCCCCAACTCTTGCGGAACGGACCAGAATGGTTTCGTCAGGTCGGCACCAGTACTACTCCGGGGACGATGTTGTTTTCCCTCAGTGGAGCCGTGAATCGGCCCGGTGTGTATGAACTGCCGTTGGGAACGTCCATCCGACATTTGATTGAGGTCTGTGGGCAGGGCGTGCCGAACGGACGTGGTGTCAAGGCCGTGTTCCCCGGTGGGCCATCCTTTTCCATGGTGGGGGCGGATCAATTGGAATTACCCATGGATTTTGATTCGCTCAAGAAAGCCGGCACTGGATTGGGGTCTGCCGGCGTTATTGTTGTCGATGATGCAACGTGCATGGTGGAGCAAACGCTCAAGTTTTCAGGATTTTTTGAACGGGAAAGTTGCGGGCAATGTCCACCTTGCCGGATTGGTACACAGGAATTAGCGATCTTAATGAGAAAAATCGAAGATGGATCAGGAGAAGAGCGGGATCTGGCCAAGCTGTTGCAAATTTGTGGATTCGTCAAAGGCACCGGATTTTGTACTCTGGTGACGGGAGCTGCGGTATTGGTACAAAATAGCCTACGCCTGTTTCGTCACGAATTCGAAGAGCATATTGGCCTGGGACGATGTCCGTTCAAGCCGGTTCCAGTTGGCGCTGAGTAAGGAGGAGACTTTATGCCTCGCGTTACATTTCTTCATCCAGAAGGCAAGTCTGGCGAAGTTCCTGAAGGCCTTTCTCTCTTGGAAGTCGCGGAGAAACTCGGGTTCCCATTGAATCATGATTGTGGGGGCAACGCCTCCTGCACCACCTGCCGGGTGGATGTGATTGCGGGTGAAGGGAATCTTTCTGATATCGATTTTGATGAGCAGGATTTGCTCGATCGGGAAGCCCTGACTGAGCCTTACCACCGGTTAGGCTGTCAGGCTCGAGTATTAGGGGATGTGATTGTGCAAGTCCCCGAAGAAAAATGGGGTGAGGCTGAAATTGAACGATCTGCGTGAATTTGCCATTTTCTTAATGGAAAAGGGAGAGAGTGTGGGTACCAGCCACAGTCGTATTGTTCAAAACATGTCTGGCAATGTGAAGGCATGCTGAGACCGACTGCTATGCCGACTACATCGTCCATCACCAGAACCTATCGGTTTTGCGCCGCCCATCGTCTGCATACCGATCTATTGCCAGAGGATACCAATAAGAAGATTTTTGGTAAGTGTAATAACCTGAACGGGCATGGGCATAATTATACGGTTCTTGTGACGGTGGCCGGTGAATTGGATAGGCGGACAGGGTTGATCACCAACGTGGACGCCTTGGATCAACTCGTGAAAGACAAGATTGTTGATCGTTTTGATCATCAACATCTCAATTTTGATCCCGCTTTTGCACAAGTCACGACAACTGGTGAGAATTTAGCGCGTTTAATTTGGGAGCTACTGGTTGATCAGATTCCTTCCGGGCAATTAGAGAAAATTGGGGTGATTGAAACCAGAGATAACTTCTTTGAATATATCGGCACTCTCGGAGTGACCAGCGATTCTTCCAACAGAAACGGGATAAAGGAGAACTAATGCCGACCAAGCCGAAGCGGCCCTCATCCATCAAGCCACGGGCGGTCGATCAAGACAACAGCCAGCCGGTTCGAATGCCCAATCTCGCGAACCTGGAGATCATTGTAAAGCAACTACTCGAAAATTTGGGCGAAAATCCCCAACGGCATGGTTTAACCGATACGCCCAAGCGGGTAGCCAAATCCATGGCCTTCCTTACCAAAGGCTATCAACAAGATATCGATGAATTATTGAATGGGGCTCTGTTCCCAATCGTATATGATGAGATGGTTATCGTGCGCGATATCGATTTTTTTAGCCTCTGTGAGCATCACCTTCTGCCGTTTTTTGGGAAATGTCATATCGGGTATATTCCCAATAAGCATGTGGTGGGCTTGAGCAAAATCCCAAGGATTGTCGATGCCTTTAGTCGTCGGCTGCAAGTCCAGGAACGGTTGACGGTCCAGATTGCAGACACCCTTCACACGAAGCTCAAGCCGCGTGGGGTGGCAGTGGTCATGGAAGCCCGCCATCTGTGTATGAGTATGCGTGGAGTAGAAAGGCAGAATACCGTGGCGGTCACCAGTGAAATGCTGGGTGTGTTTCGCAAACAAGAACAAACCCGTAACGAATTTCTTAAGCTCATTCGCCAGCGTGGATGTGACGGCGATTAGATAGATGTTTCCATCCATTTCTTCGTTCCCGTTCATAATGAGCTGATGGCTTGGCTTTTCTAGATAGTTGATTCTTAAAATGAAATCAGGTTTAATGCGGCATTATTGAGTGTTCATCCGTGTTCCCAGGGAAGGGCATGTCGCGCAGGAGGCGCCGGTCTCATCCCTATATTTTTTCTTTCTGGTTTTGTGGTGGGTCCGGGGCGAAAGAACCTCTATTTGATTTTCCCTCAATTTCTTTTCCGTTAGGCCCGTCGTTTCTCTATTTCTTTAGTTCCAAC of the Nitrospiraceae bacterium genome contains:
- a CDS encoding VWA domain-containing protein, which produces MSSFTPKDELHELLVDRLDATTAHGLDEQLADPRLRVPVLELLIELKEISSKIQGEAIWALGEVYRKRCLGSAIPWLDLGITFAQASGALGLRYFKESPMILGFLEKESNRDEWLAHVLELADGSNEAAPQCAYEWFKVLPQLCGEIALSEIREWARLGMELAEWNYVLGNEFFRECPSIAKAIPLGSAKSWIGFGMKLMVQNSLGKPDYIGTLEFFRASPSLFLEIHDENVKQGVIDLGTNLADHSPEQAVVFLSKAPEVLARVSTVEWKIRILKFGLLVADRDPEATLAYFTQVSEVVVLAGKEDDSGVFDAWFGQGMEALEYSVEAGRAFFGLETRQACSAVEQAMSGVSLRQVARSLKMFARALCGEDVAIEGLPEGGGSIGASSMSTSPGSGKAQVSADGKTVYLPLVMRRSETREGNRRWYTVMVAHEVGHVEFGTYALSTEVLQRVSTRVQTRYHEEVLRPNRAIQTLGNLFQCYPQPEIIRDLWEIVEDARIDFLLRHEYPGLQEDLTSLTKEAMEFRTLSHGMTAREMVLDALLLLFAGFTQEEFTRPGLQEVIDEIWQIARTILHPAATVDESVELADRLYQELERRIGTLGKHNQELEPFSNTSGVSDTGGQPEAAEHLEEAYQPLSNWGYRGILNPDHVKGGEEGEQASKGQAGGQQDHIMGEKGGGDTPSQFERRSPQKPDPSQDPKKPAFGESPMQQWFQPTFRPSMGQQGARLREGEYLYEEWDGTVRDYRPQWCRVIEQAGREGSPDFVDETFQTYGPMVRLIRRYFEAIRPEAFRRMGRQSHGEDIDLDALVNWMVDRRQGNDSSDQVYATRQKRDRQVAVAFLVDMSGSTGRQIGTRARPVIDIEKEGLLLLSEALSAIGDQYAIYGFSGQSRHSVDIHVLKDFDQRPGGRVGLKISGVTSKQQNRDGAAIRHATQRLKQQAAKVRLLILISDGKPLDDDYADEYSLEDTKMALREARLQGVHPFCITIDQAPTDYVKRMYGEIGYVVVDEVESLPMKLPKIYQRLTAR
- the mdh gene encoding malate dehydrogenase; translation: MSRIKVTVVGAGNVGGSIAQRLAEKNWYDIVLVDIVEGLPQGKALDLVEAGPICAYDSAVTGTNHYEPTKDSDIVVITSGVPRRPGMSRDELLETNTNIVSSVVRETANRSPDAILIIVSNPLDVMTHVAHRVSGFPRNRVIGMAGVLDSARFRSFIAEALQVSVENIHAMVLGGHGDSMVPLNRYTTVAGRPVTEWLSAEALEALITRTREGGIEIVNLLKTGSAYYAPAASVVEMVEAISKDQKKILPCAALCAGEYGFHDLFLGVPVKLGAGGAEEIIEYALTPEEHAALEVSAESVKELCTHVDQMMKKSLQRDG
- the nuoF gene encoding NADH-quinone oxidoreductase subunit NuoF translates to MDNAFAPRVLREVKGEPGDIEAYRRQGGYEAWVQCVTKNDPQAIIAQLKEAHLRGRGGAGFPTGLKWDKVVNHRVKERYFVCNAGEHEPGTFKDRYLLRHHPHQLLEGCLIAAYTVGAKAAYIYLNHEFSEERAIFERAKEQAAEQGLLGKNFLGTGLTLDIEIFDGYGSYVAGEETAMLESMQGRPAQPKQKPPFYPTEFGLHGKPTLVNNVETLSNIPQLLRNGPEWFRQVGTSTTPGTMLFSLSGAVNRPGVYELPLGTSIRHLIEVCGQGVPNGRGVKAVFPGGPSFSMVGADQLELPMDFDSLKKAGTGLGSAGVIVVDDATCMVEQTLKFSGFFERESCGQCPPCRIGTQELAILMRKIEDGSGEERDLAKLLQICGFVKGTGFCTLVTGAAVLVQNSLRLFRHEFEEHIGLGRCPFKPVPVGAE
- a CDS encoding (2Fe-2S)-binding protein; this translates as MPRVTFLHPEGKSGEVPEGLSLLEVAEKLGFPLNHDCGGNASCTTCRVDVIAGEGNLSDIDFDEQDLLDREALTEPYHRLGCQARVLGDVIVQVPEEKWGEAEIERSA